In Humulus lupulus chromosome 7, drHumLupu1.1, whole genome shotgun sequence, the following are encoded in one genomic region:
- the LOC133791201 gene encoding uncharacterized protein LOC133791201 has translation MAMESLTRRPPNRSDVHLSIEEEGEIEAKTRYYFDGIIPKRHTKPQRSEYSSNYVDALSRNTTNNDFIPEYVEFQRLENDQQEKLVYEGKKVEEEFVETEYYKDLSCVDKQHHTTGTGFIKIENTSDKNYKLEADTVTCCHASSTCNPATNDWIPVPDAADTIPIDSGKPSRSDS, from the exons ATGGCAATGGAAAGCCTAACAAGGAGGCCTCCCAATAGGAGTGATGTTCACCTGTCAATCGAGGAAGAGGGAGAAATTGAGGCTAAAACGAGATATTACTTTGATGGAATCATTCCCAAACGACACACTAAGCCTCAGCGGAGTGAGTACTCTTCAAATTACGTGGATGCTCTCTCTCGTAATACCACCAATAATGACTTCATTCCTGAGTACGTCGAGTTTCAACGTCTCGAAAATGATCAACAG GAGAAACTGGTTTATGAAGGGAAAAAAGTGGAGGAGGAGTTTGTAGAGACGGAGTATTACAAGGATCTCAGCTGTGTTGACAAGCAACATCATACG acAGGAACAGGGTTCATCAAGATAGAGAACACTAGTGACAAAAACTACAAGCTGGAAGCTGATACAGTCACTTGCTGTCATGCTTCGTCCACGTGCAACCCAGCAACTAATGATTGGATTCCAGTTCCAGATGCTGCAGATACA ATACCAATTGATTCGGGCAAGCCCAGTAGGAGTGACAGTTAA